The genomic window CGTCGATCACATGAAGAAGGAGCAGCTGGCGGGGGTGGGCTCGCCCGGCATCGATTCGTGCCGGTTCGTGAAGCCGGTGCGGCCGGGCGATACTGTCACCGTGCGCACCGAGATCACCGAGAGCTGGCCGTCCAGGTCGAAGCCCATCGGCTTCATCCGGCGCCGCGCGGACATGCTGAACCAGCACGGCGACGTGGTGCTGACCGTCATCGGCGTCGGGATGTTCCTGCGGAAGGGCGAGCCGCAGCCGCAGGCGAGGCGAGCGGATACATGATGGTTCCCGAGCGGAGCGAGGGCGGCATGACTGACCTCCTCTACTTCGAGGACGTGAAGGTCGGCGACACCGAGCGCTTCGGCCACTACGAGGTCACGCGCGAGGAGATCATCGAGTACGCGCGGCAATTCGACCCCCAGCCCTTTCATCTGGACGAGGAGGCGGGTAAGGCGAGCCCGTTCGGCGGCCTCATCGCGAGCGGCTGGCACACCGGCGCCATGCTGATCCGCATGCTGAACGACCACTCGATCCCTCGCGCGGCCACCAGCGGGGCGCTGGGCTTCGACGATCTCAAGTGGGTGAAGCCCGTCCGGCCGGGCGACATCCTCTCGGTGGAAACGCGGGTGCTCGACAAGGCGGAGTCGCGGAGCCGGCCCGAGATCGGCGTGGTCAAGGTGGAGAGCCGCGTCCTGAACCAGGCCGGGGAGCTCAAGATGTCCCTGGTCTCGATCGTGCTCTACCGTCGCCGCCGGTGATCGCCGGCGCCCGTGGCCGGCGGGTGATCCTGCGCGCGCCGCGCCCGGGCGACCGCGACGAGGTCCTGCGGCTCAACCGCGCGAGCCGGCGCTTCTACCGTGGGCTCGTGATGCCCCCAGTGACGCCGCGACAGTGGGTGGCCTTTCTGGCCCGCCGCCGGCGGCCCGAATCGCCGGGCTTCCTCATCTCCCGGATCGAGGACGGGGCCATCGTGGGCGGTATCAACATCAACGAGATCGTCCGCGGCGTGTTCAAGAGCGGCTATCTCGGCTATCAGATCGGCGCGCCTTATGCGCGCCGGGGCTACATGACGGAGGCGCTTGCCCTGACCCTGCGCATCGCCTTCGGGCGGCTCAGCCTGCATCGCGTGGAGGCGAACATCCAGCCCGGCAATCGTGCGTCGATCGCGCTGGTGCGCCGCGCGGGATTCCGTCGCGAGGGCCTCTCCCCGCGCTATCTCAAGATCGGCGGCCGCTGGCGCGACCACGAGCGCTGGGCGCTCACGATGGAGGACTGGCGCCGGCGTCGCCGAGTCCGCCCGCGCCGGCGACCGTGAAGGTCCGGTGTAGGGTCCAGCGCGCGAGCCCGTCCTCGTCCGCGCCCGTCTGACGCAGCAGCGTGAGGTTGTCGAGCGCCGCCGGGAAATGGCGGGCTCGCCCGGCAAGGTGACGCCACACCTCCGCGAAGCGCGCCCGGCAGTCCTCGGCCAGCGTCATGTGAGGGCGCAGATGCGGGCCGTCGTGCGGGCCCCACGGCATCCAGGCGAGCCGGCGCAACTCAGTGAAGAGCGCCTCGAGCAGCGTCTGCGCGGCCGGAGAGAGCGTCACGGTGGCGAACACCACGTTCTCGTCGAAGTGGTCGAAGTCGCCCACGGTCACGGGAACCGTCGGGTGTCGGCCCGCGAAGTCGCCGAGGAGGGTTTCCACCGGGGTGATGTCGTCGGTCTCGAAGTGATACTTCAGCGTGAAGTGCGCGGGAATGGCCTGGCGCTGGGTGATGCGGAGGTCGAAGCGCGTGGCGAGCTCGTCCACCAGGGCCCGGTGGTACTCACCCACGAAGCTCGGGAGCAGGCACGGGAGGATGTAGCGCATCGCGGGATGCCCGCCACTCATTGTATGCTCCCCGCATGAAAGAGCCGTTGCCGGAACCGCTGCCGGCCGATCCGCTCCCGCTGATGGAGGCGTGGATCGCGGAAGCCTCCAAGACGGTGAAGACGGCCACCGCGATGGCGCTGGCCACCGTCGACGCCGACGGCCGCCCGGCCGCGCGCATGGTCATCTGCCGCGGCTTCGACGCCAAGGCGGGCTGGCTGGTCTTCTACACGGATCGCGGCAGCGCCAAGGGCCACGCCCTCGCGGCGAATCCGCGCGCCTCGGTGGTGTTTCACTGGGACGTGTTCGAGCGGCAGATTCGCGTGGACGGGCCGGTGTCCTGGGCGCCCGAGGCCGACTCGGAGCGGTACTGGAACACGCGTCCTCTCGACGCGCGCATCGCCGCGATCGCGAGCGAGCAGAGCCTTCCCATCGCGTCGCGCGCCGCCTTCCTCGCCAAGGTCGAGGCGGCCGGCCGTAGCGCGGGTACTGCGATCGCGCGCCCGGCGCGCTGGGGCGGCTATCGCGTGTGGGCCGAGCGCGTGGAGCTCTGGGTGGGCCAGCCTGCGCGCGCGCACGACCGCGCGGTATGGACGCGCACGCTCACGAGCGCGGCCGACGGATTCACCGGCGGCCCCTGGAGCGCGACTCGCCTGCAGCCCTGATTCGCGCCCCCTTCAGCGGCTGTCAGACCCCGAACACGTCAAGCGTCATCCCGCAACGCCCTCGACTGGCGAAATTGATTCGCGTTCCGCATGTGCGCGCTTTTCCAAAGCTTTCCGTCGGGCGGGCATGGCACCCCACGTGCACTACCGCCGGATACGGTTCGACGACCCAATCGACCCAACTCACACAGGGGGACACTGCATGCTGAGCTTCTGGCACAGGAAGCGGACGGTGCTGGGCAACCAGCGCGGCTTCACGCTCATCGAGCTGATGATCGTGGTAGCCATCATCGGAATCCTCGCGGCCATCGCGATCCCGCTGTACGCGAACATCCAGGCGCGCGCCCGCATCGCGAAGGCACAGGCCGACGCCCGTACGCTCGCCTCGGCCGTGAGCATGTACTCGGCCCACATGGGCACGCTCCCGACCGGTCTGGCGGCCCTGAACTCGGTCGCGACGAACAGCCTGGGTCAGACCGCCGGTCCGTTCATGGCCTCCACGCCGGCGGCGCCTGCGGGCTGGACGGCGTATGGCTATAGCTCGACTGCCTCCGGCGCGTTCACGATCTCGGCGTCGGGCGACTCGACCACCGTCAGCCTGCCGTAAGGACCTTCACCGCAGACCCGGGGGAGGGGCGACTGCCCCTCCCCCCTTTTTTTCGCCCGCCGCCCGCCCACCAGCGGACTGACGTTTTTCGCCCCGACTACTTCGCGACGTCACCCTGCAGTTCTTTCCAGACAAACGAAATTAAATAGTTACACCGCCAGACCCCGAGATTTTTGTGGCACACCCCATGCACCGATAGGGGTACGTATGGCGACTCGAATCAACGACTGATGATACCAACACAACTGACATAAAGGAGACTCGACATGCTGGCCTTCTGGA from Candidatus Methylomirabilota bacterium includes these protein-coding regions:
- a CDS encoding GNAT family protein, encoding MIAGARGRRVILRAPRPGDRDEVLRLNRASRRFYRGLVMPPVTPRQWVAFLARRRRPESPGFLISRIEDGAIVGGININEIVRGVFKSGYLGYQIGAPYARRGYMTEALALTLRIAFGRLSLHRVEANIQPGNRASIALVRRAGFRREGLSPRYLKIGGRWRDHERWALTMEDWRRRRRVRPRRRP
- a CDS encoding 2'-5' RNA ligase family protein, whose product is MRYILPCLLPSFVGEYHRALVDELATRFDLRITQRQAIPAHFTLKYHFETDDITPVETLLGDFAGRHPTVPVTVGDFDHFDENVVFATVTLSPAAQTLLEALFTELRRLAWMPWGPHDGPHLRPHMTLAEDCRARFAEVWRHLAGRARHFPAALDNLTLLRQTGADEDGLARWTLHRTFTVAGAGGLGDAGASPPS
- the pdxH gene encoding pyridoxamine 5'-phosphate oxidase; the encoded protein is MKEPLPEPLPADPLPLMEAWIAEASKTVKTATAMALATVDADGRPAARMVICRGFDAKAGWLVFYTDRGSAKGHALAANPRASVVFHWDVFERQIRVDGPVSWAPEADSERYWNTRPLDARIAAIASEQSLPIASRAAFLAKVEAAGRSAGTAIARPARWGGYRVWAERVELWVGQPARAHDRAVWTRTLTSAADGFTGGPWSATRLQP
- a CDS encoding MaoC family dehydratase produces the protein MTDLLYFEDVKVGDTERFGHYEVTREEIIEYARQFDPQPFHLDEEAGKASPFGGLIASGWHTGAMLIRMLNDHSIPRAATSGALGFDDLKWVKPVRPGDILSVETRVLDKAESRSRPEIGVVKVESRVLNQAGELKMSLVSIVLYRRRR
- a CDS encoding MaoC family dehydratase, with product MKYWEDIKVADTAILGSHTVTEDEILAFARKYDPQPFHLDREAATRSIFGGLIASGWHSCAIMMRLSVDHMKKEQLAGVGSPGIDSCRFVKPVRPGDTVTVRTEITESWPSRSKPIGFIRRRADMLNQHGDVVLTVIGVGMFLRKGEPQPQARRADT
- a CDS encoding prepilin-type N-terminal cleavage/methylation domain-containing protein: MLSFWHRKRTVLGNQRGFTLIELMIVVAIIGILAAIAIPLYANIQARARIAKAQADARTLASAVSMYSAHMGTLPTGLAALNSVATNSLGQTAGPFMASTPAAPAGWTAYGYSSTASGAFTISASGDSTTVSLP